Proteins from a single region of Acidiferrobacteraceae bacterium:
- the amrB gene encoding AmmeMemoRadiSam system protein B, with amino-acid sequence MHNSHMPNMPLLRPAAVAGLFYPSGAEELRATVEHLLKDVPESGGVTPKAVIAPHAGYIYSGPVAASVYRHLTPLNGRVRRVILLGPAHRVAVRGLALPAADAFATPLGPVPVDADAVEALRSLPQVSERADVHAQEHSLEVQLPFLQQVLGEFSLVPLVVGDASAEEVAEVLQVLWGGDETLIVVSSDLSHYHEYGVAQRMDRSTSAAIESLRYEDIGYEQACGRAPISGLLLEARQRGLHARLVDLRNSGDTAGPRDHVVGYGAYVLS; translated from the coding sequence TTGCACAACAGCCATATGCCCAATATGCCGTTATTGCGACCAGCAGCCGTTGCGGGACTGTTCTATCCGTCGGGCGCGGAGGAGTTGCGCGCCACGGTCGAACACCTTTTGAAAGACGTGCCGGAGTCCGGGGGCGTTACACCCAAGGCGGTCATCGCCCCTCACGCCGGCTATATTTATTCCGGTCCCGTTGCCGCGAGCGTGTACCGGCACCTGACGCCGCTCAACGGGCGCGTGCGCCGCGTAATTCTCCTGGGTCCGGCACACCGGGTTGCGGTTCGGGGTCTGGCCCTTCCAGCTGCCGATGCCTTCGCAACCCCTTTGGGGCCCGTGCCTGTGGACGCGGACGCTGTCGAGGCACTGCGGTCCCTGCCACAAGTCAGCGAACGCGCCGATGTACACGCCCAGGAACACAGCCTGGAGGTGCAGCTTCCCTTTCTGCAGCAGGTACTGGGAGAGTTCTCCCTGGTTCCCCTGGTTGTCGGCGACGCCTCCGCCGAAGAGGTGGCGGAAGTGCTGCAAGTCCTGTGGGGCGGCGACGAGACGCTCATCGTCGTGAGTTCCGATCTCAGTCACTATCATGAATACGGGGTCGCGCAGCGAATGGATCGCTCGACTTCGGCCGCGATCGAGTCCCTGCGCTACGAAGACATCGGCTATGAACAGGCCTGCGGGCGCGCGCCCATCAGCGGTCTGCTTCTCGAGGCACGCCAGCGCGGTCTGCATGCACGCCTGGTCGACCTGCGCAATTCCGGCGACACCGCCGGGCCGAGAGACCATGTGGTGGGGTACGGGGCCTATGTCCTTTCCTGA
- a CDS encoding DUF1496 domain-containing protein: MGGSERPNQVGAPDPEKRTSPIFDETDRDFLSMDLELETGVCYFNNRSYEVGSYVCSGSEMLHCQGRGVWLRAGTCELDESE; the protein is encoded by the coding sequence ATGGGGGGAAGTGAGAGACCGAACCAGGTGGGTGCGCCGGATCCGGAGAAGCGTACCTCGCCGATTTTCGACGAAACGGACCGGGATTTTCTGTCCATGGACCTCGAGCTGGAGACCGGTGTGTGCTACTTCAACAACCGCTCCTACGAGGTCGGAAGTTACGTCTGTTCCGGAAGCGAGATGCTGCACTGCCAGGGACGCGGTGTGTGGCTACGGGCCGGTACCTGCGAACTGGATGAATCGGAATAG
- the amrA gene encoding AmmeMemoRadiSam system protein A, whose translation MSFPDQAGLNEEQGQIVLDLAVDAIEQELRREHVEPSLDQFDEALCRNRASFVTLQIAGQLRGCIGTLEALRPLALDVFANARSAAFRDPRFAPLTDAEFARLDIHVSILSLPEAMSFVSEADLIAQLRPGVDGLVLEEGARRGTFLPSVWESLQDPRDFFSQLKRKAGLPEGYWSHTLRVSRYTTQSIPD comes from the coding sequence ATGTCCTTTCCTGATCAAGCCGGGCTGAACGAGGAGCAGGGCCAGATTGTGCTGGATCTGGCGGTGGACGCCATCGAGCAAGAGTTGCGACGTGAGCATGTGGAACCGTCGCTGGACCAATTCGACGAGGCCCTTTGTCGAAATCGAGCGAGCTTCGTCACCCTACAGATTGCCGGCCAATTGCGCGGCTGTATCGGCACCCTGGAGGCCTTGCGGCCGTTGGCGCTGGATGTATTCGCCAATGCCCGGTCGGCGGCATTTCGGGACCCCCGTTTTGCACCGCTCACGGACGCCGAATTCGCGCGCCTGGATATTCATGTTTCGATTCTGAGTCTGCCCGAGGCCATGAGTTTCGTGTCCGAAGCGGATCTGATCGCCCAGTTGCGTCCCGGGGTGGACGGCTTGGTGCTGGAAGAGGGCGCCCGTCGCGGCACATTCCTGCCATCGGTATGGGAATCCTTGCAGGATCCGCGGGATTTTTTCAGCCAACTGAAGCGAAAGGCTGGACTCCCGGAGGGCTACTGGTCGCATACCCTGCGTGTCAGCCGCTACACCACCCAATCCATTCCAGATTGA